The sequence below is a genomic window from Fulvitalea axinellae.
GTATTGAAACTTAAATGCCGTATTTTTTGAACGTGATAGTTTATCCTACGGCAAAAAGGATGCTTTTAGATGTAGGTCGCCGGTATTACGGCATTTTGGTTTAGTTTCGTTTTACGTTATTTAAGTTAACTTTTGAAATGGGCGATTCGCTGTTCAAGAATAACGATTACAAAATTGTTAAAAGCAATGACCTTGTAAACTCGCGTAGCGGTTTTACGCTGACCCAGCATAGGATTATCCTTTTGATGAGCTCCAGGATTACAAACGAGCATAAGGACTTCCATGAGATGAGGATACCTATACGGGAGATTCTGGGCAAGAAGCCGGGCGAGAACATTGGTACAAGCGCATATAAACAGGTTAGGGAAGCCGCCAGAGGGCTTACCAGAAGCTCTATAGACATTGAGCGGGGAAATAAGTGGAAATCATTCTCTTTCATCTCTGTGGCCGAAGGAGAGCGTGGAGTGCCTTATATCACCGTGAAGTTCTCGACAGAGATGAGGCCTTTTTTCCTGAGCCTTCGAGATAACTACACCAGCTATCTGTTACGCAACGTTTTCGACTTCAGAAGCGCGCACTCACTCCGTATTTATGAATTGATGAAGCAGTATTATCCGCGGATAAAAAAGAGGAAAATAGATGTTGCTCGTCTTAGGGAGTTGTTATATATCCAAGGTAAATACAAGAACCACAGTATGTTCCGAAAGAAAGTGATCGACGTGGCGCAACGTGAGATCAATGAGAATTCGGATTTGTATATCGAATATGAGGAGCATAAACAGGGACGCCGGGTAGCCGAAATCACTTTCCACATAAGGAAGAATGAGGCCAACGCTGAGTTCATTCCGGTTAACGGCAACCAAGATGACGTAAAAATGTTATCGCCTGACCCAATTTCCGTTTCCGAACCCGAACCGAAGACTATTTCTATCGATTTTGATGTGGTTGAGGAGATCATTCCCGAATCTGAGGAAAAACTGCCCGCATGGTGTAACAAGCAGGCCCTTAACAGGCTGTTTGAGACGTTTGGCGAGGATTACGTGATGTATTGCGTAAAGACTATTGGAGACCGCGGAGAGATATCGAACCCTATGGGGTATTTGATCAAGGCGTTGAAAGACGGCTATTTCGAAGGCGGTTTCAAGATGAAGAAGGAAAAGGCTTTACAAAAGGCCAGAAGAAGGCAGGAAGCCGACACAAAGCGTCAGAGAGCCAAGCTAAAAGAGAAAATCAGTCAGGAGTTCGACAAATATAATAGCGAGATCAAGGCGAGATACTATAACAATGCTTCTGATGAGGATAAGGCGGAGTATTGCTTTATGATGGAGATGGCCGAGACCGAATTTGAGCGTAAACAAGGCCGTACGATTGAGCGAGGTCGTCCTGACGATATAGCCAAGAGGCATTTCGCTACTTGGTTGATAGAAAAGCAAGGAACGGAAGAAGAGCGCGTCAAACTGTCGGTACAAGGTTACGCCGAGCTTGTGCATAAGTTTGACTGGAACGACGACTGATCTTTTTACGGCATTTTAGTTCGGAATAAACCGAACCACTCCCCCATTGACTTTTATTCGCCCGGAGAATCCGCTCCGGGCGTCAAACCCTAATACAATCAAACCGATGAAAAAACTGCTCTTATGGCCCCTAGCGCTAT
It includes:
- a CDS encoding replication initiation protein, coding for MGDSLFKNNDYKIVKSNDLVNSRSGFTLTQHRIILLMSSRITNEHKDFHEMRIPIREILGKKPGENIGTSAYKQVREAARGLTRSSIDIERGNKWKSFSFISVAEGERGVPYITVKFSTEMRPFFLSLRDNYTSYLLRNVFDFRSAHSLRIYELMKQYYPRIKKRKIDVARLRELLYIQGKYKNHSMFRKKVIDVAQREINENSDLYIEYEEHKQGRRVAEITFHIRKNEANAEFIPVNGNQDDVKMLSPDPISVSEPEPKTISIDFDVVEEIIPESEEKLPAWCNKQALNRLFETFGEDYVMYCVKTIGDRGEISNPMGYLIKALKDGYFEGGFKMKKEKALQKARRRQEADTKRQRAKLKEKISQEFDKYNSEIKARYYNNASDEDKAEYCFMMEMAETEFERKQGRTIERGRPDDIAKRHFATWLIEKQGTEEERVKLSVQGYAELVHKFDWNDD